One Ricinus communis isolate WT05 ecotype wild-type chromosome 7, ASM1957865v1, whole genome shotgun sequence genomic region harbors:
- the LOC107261700 gene encoding uncharacterized protein LOC107261700 isoform X3: MLLQSLTPTFSIPNFHMHHLRRNDVALNVSRVDGRISLPYGRFAITASNVQSSSFNVEKKRKVVEHICLLKAKQDLSKEDENDMLDYLYTSQYQMRGILAVSLGRISSDTVENYTHAVFMRFQRKEDVTKFYENPFYLKVLKEHVMPYCHELINVDYESEVEDDILPIFRKGEEFNYGLEFVHLISFDESALGEPIDDALASHETLTKEFPSLIVQSTQGSNFNLSSQEYTHGVVTRFRSYVEDKI, encoded by the exons ATGCTCCTTCAATCTCTTACCCCAACATTCTCCATCCCTAATTTTCACATGCATCATCTCCGCCGAAACGATGTCGCTTTAAATG TATCACGAGTGGATGGCAGAATCAGTTTGCCGTATGGGAGATTTGCAATTACAGCTTCAAATGTTCAGAGTTCAAGCTTCAATGTGGAGAAGAAAAG AAAAGTGGTGGAACACATCTGTCTGCTGAAAGCAAAGCAAGATTTGTCTAAAGAGGATGAGAATGACATGCTAGATTATTTGTACACTTCCCAATATCAAATGCGGGGAATTCTTGCAGTATCTTTGG GGCGCATCTCCAGTGACACGGTAGAAAATTATACGCATGCTGTTTTCATGCGTTTCCAAAGAAAGGAAGATGTTACAAAGTTTTATGAGAACCCTTTCTATTTGAAAGTTCTCAAGGAGCATGTAATGCCATACTGCCAT GAGCTAATTAATGTGGATTATGAATCTGAAGTAGAAGATGATATTCTTCCTATATTTCGAAAAGGGGAG GAGTTCAACTATGGTTTGGAGTTTGTGCATCTTATATCATTTGATGAGAGTGCACTTGGTGAACCTATAGATGATGCATTGGCATCTCATGAAACGTTGACAAAAGAATTTCCCTCCTTGATTGTCCAATCTACTCAAG GCTCCAATTTTAATCTCAGCAGTCAGGAATATACTCATGGAGTAGTGACAAGATTTCGGTCAT ATGTGGAAGACAAAATTTAA
- the LOC107261700 gene encoding uncharacterized protein LOC107261700 isoform X1, which translates to MLLQSLTPTFSIPNFHMHHLRRNDVALNVSRVDGRISLPYGRFAITASNVQSSSFNVEKKRKVVEHICLLKAKQDLSKEDENDMLDYLYTSQYQMRGILAVSLGRISSDTVENYTHAVFMRFQRKEDVTKFYENPFYLKVLKEHVMPYCHELINVDYESEVEDDILPIFRKGEEFNYGLEFVHLISFDESALGEPIDDALASHETLTKEFPSLIVQSTQGSNFNLSSQEYTHGVVTRFRSLEAFEMFMGSREYKDSELLKKQMWKTKFKLIIKKTLPIHFSVDPVGEEIM; encoded by the exons ATGCTCCTTCAATCTCTTACCCCAACATTCTCCATCCCTAATTTTCACATGCATCATCTCCGCCGAAACGATGTCGCTTTAAATG TATCACGAGTGGATGGCAGAATCAGTTTGCCGTATGGGAGATTTGCAATTACAGCTTCAAATGTTCAGAGTTCAAGCTTCAATGTGGAGAAGAAAAG AAAAGTGGTGGAACACATCTGTCTGCTGAAAGCAAAGCAAGATTTGTCTAAAGAGGATGAGAATGACATGCTAGATTATTTGTACACTTCCCAATATCAAATGCGGGGAATTCTTGCAGTATCTTTGG GGCGCATCTCCAGTGACACGGTAGAAAATTATACGCATGCTGTTTTCATGCGTTTCCAAAGAAAGGAAGATGTTACAAAGTTTTATGAGAACCCTTTCTATTTGAAAGTTCTCAAGGAGCATGTAATGCCATACTGCCAT GAGCTAATTAATGTGGATTATGAATCTGAAGTAGAAGATGATATTCTTCCTATATTTCGAAAAGGGGAG GAGTTCAACTATGGTTTGGAGTTTGTGCATCTTATATCATTTGATGAGAGTGCACTTGGTGAACCTATAGATGATGCATTGGCATCTCATGAAACGTTGACAAAAGAATTTCCCTCCTTGATTGTCCAATCTACTCAAG GCTCCAATTTTAATCTCAGCAGTCAGGAATATACTCATGGAGTAGTGACAAGATTTCGGTCAT TGGAGGCATTTGAAATGTTTATGGGCAGCAGAGAATACAAAGAT TCTGAACTATTGAAAAAGCAGATGTGGAAGACAAAATTTAAGCTCATCATCAAGAAAACACTTCCCATACATTTCTCTGTTGATCCCGTGGGCGAGGAGATTATGTAG
- the LOC107261700 gene encoding uncharacterized protein LOC107261700 isoform X2, with the protein MLLQSLTPTFSIPNFHMHHLRRNDVALNVSRVDGRISLPYGRFAITASNVQSSSFNVEKKRKVVEHICLLKAKQDLSKEDENDMLDYLYTSQYQMRGILAVSLGRISSDTVENYTHAVFMRFQRKEDVTKFYENPFYLKVLKEHVMPYCHELINVDYESEVEDDILPIFRKGEEFNYGLEFVHLISFDESALGEPIDDALASHETLTKEFPSLIVQSTQGSNFNLSSQEYTHGVVTRFRSLEAFEMFMGSREYKDMWKTKFKLIIKKTLPIHFSVDPVGEEIM; encoded by the exons ATGCTCCTTCAATCTCTTACCCCAACATTCTCCATCCCTAATTTTCACATGCATCATCTCCGCCGAAACGATGTCGCTTTAAATG TATCACGAGTGGATGGCAGAATCAGTTTGCCGTATGGGAGATTTGCAATTACAGCTTCAAATGTTCAGAGTTCAAGCTTCAATGTGGAGAAGAAAAG AAAAGTGGTGGAACACATCTGTCTGCTGAAAGCAAAGCAAGATTTGTCTAAAGAGGATGAGAATGACATGCTAGATTATTTGTACACTTCCCAATATCAAATGCGGGGAATTCTTGCAGTATCTTTGG GGCGCATCTCCAGTGACACGGTAGAAAATTATACGCATGCTGTTTTCATGCGTTTCCAAAGAAAGGAAGATGTTACAAAGTTTTATGAGAACCCTTTCTATTTGAAAGTTCTCAAGGAGCATGTAATGCCATACTGCCAT GAGCTAATTAATGTGGATTATGAATCTGAAGTAGAAGATGATATTCTTCCTATATTTCGAAAAGGGGAG GAGTTCAACTATGGTTTGGAGTTTGTGCATCTTATATCATTTGATGAGAGTGCACTTGGTGAACCTATAGATGATGCATTGGCATCTCATGAAACGTTGACAAAAGAATTTCCCTCCTTGATTGTCCAATCTACTCAAG GCTCCAATTTTAATCTCAGCAGTCAGGAATATACTCATGGAGTAGTGACAAGATTTCGGTCAT TGGAGGCATTTGAAATGTTTATGGGCAGCAGAGAATACAAAGAT ATGTGGAAGACAAAATTTAAGCTCATCATCAAGAAAACACTTCCCATACATTTCTCTGTTGATCCCGTGGGCGAGGAGATTATGTAG
- the LOC8285893 gene encoding S-type anion channel SLAH4-like: MEFAMAEKQKPQPHIHLVIDVSSNATPPQPPTNCCYSLKMIKESFISILARFHAGYFRISLSLCSQALLWKILGDDGSIDSHVLRRVFQFLPSTAFILLWSIALFTVASLSLLYVLRCFIHFEMVKAEFLHHVGVNYLFAPWISWLLLLQSTPFLKPKSTYYLVLWWAFVVPMLVLDVKIYGQWFTKGKRSLSTAANPTSQLSVIGNLVGAQAAAQMGWKESSLCMFSLGMAHYLVLFVTLYQRLSGGNCLPTMLRPVFFLFIAAPSMASLAWNSISGSFDNLAKMFFFLSLFLFLSLVSRPALFKKSTRKFNVAWWAYAFPLTVLALASADYAEQVRGGFAHGVMLVLSSLSVVVSLGLIAFTALNTSTLFPPNDPALTLNTILADT; this comes from the exons ATGGAATTTGCTATGGCTGAGAAGCAGAAGCCCCAACCCCATATCCATCTTGTGATTGATGTTTCATCTAATGCAACACCACCACAGCCACCAACAAATTGTTGTTACTCTCTAAAGATGATTAAGGAGTCTTTTATTTCAATCTTGGCTAGGTTTCATGCTGGATATTTTAGGATAAGCCTCTCCCTTTGTAGCCAAGCTTTGCTGTGGAAAATTCTTGGAGATGATGGATCAATTGATTCGCATGTTCTTCGACGTGTGTTTCAATTTCTACCCTCCACagcttttattcttctttggTCAATAGCTCTATTTACAGTTGCTTCACTCTCACTTCTTTACGTTCTTAGATGCTTTATTCACTTTGAAATGGTGAAGGCTGAATTCTTGCATCACGTAGGAGTGAACTATCTCTTCGCTCCTTGGATTTCTTGGCTTCTTTTGCTTCAGTCGACGCCATTTCTTAAACCAAAAAGTACGTACTATCTTGTCCTTTGGTGGGCTTTTGTTGTTCCAATGTTGGTTCTTGATGTCAAGATTTACGGCCAGTGGTTTACTAAAGGGAAGAGATCATTGTCAACAGCCGCCAATCCGACAAGTCAGCTTTCAGTGATCGGGAACTTGGTCGGAGCTCAAGCCGCAGCACAAATGGGGTGGAAAGAGAGCTCTTTATGCATGTTCTCATTGGGTATGGCACATTATCTTGTGCTATTTGTAACATTATATCAAAGGTTATCTGGTGGCAATTGTCTACCAACAATGTTGAGGCCAGTTTTCTTCTTATTCATTGCTGCTCCAAGTATGGCAAGTTTGGCTTGGAATTCAATTTCTGGAAGCTTCGATAACCTGGCAAAAATGTTCTTCTTTCTCTCGCTTTTCCTCTTCTTATCACTG GTATCAAGGCCAGCCCTGTTCAAGAAATCAACAAGAAAGTTTAATGTAGCATGGTGGGCATACGCATTCCCTTTGACAGTACTGGCACTAGCTTCAGCAGATTATGCAGAGCAAGTGAGAGGAGGTTTTGCCCATGGAGTAATGCTGGTGTTATCATCCCTTTCAGTTGTTGTCTCTCTGGGTTTGATTGCCTTCACAGCCCTTAATACTAGCACACTCTTCCCACCAAATGATCCTGCTTTAACTCTTAACACTATTCTTGCTGACACCTGA